A window of the Eulemur rufifrons isolate Redbay chromosome 6, OSU_ERuf_1, whole genome shotgun sequence genome harbors these coding sequences:
- the SCGB1D4 gene encoding secretoglobin family 1D member 4: MRPSVCLLMVILALSCYEANARICPVFTSEITSFLFAEENAFRLRLDKYRAPPEAVAAKLEVKKCTDQIPLWKRLELEKILGAPQRPHSPQHCGLLLPLPLRPEPQKPASGCQQATFMHTLHSHFRSMMEPDPLSPLHCLFSP, translated from the exons ATGAGGCCGTCGGTGTGTCTTCTGATGGTCATTCTGGCCCTTTCCTGCTACGAGG CCAATGCCAGGATCTGTCCAGTCTTTACTTCTGAAATCACAAGCTTCTTGTTTGCTGAAGAGAATGCATTTCGGCTACGACTTGACAAATATAGGGCACCTCCAGAAGCTGTTGCAGCCAAGCTGGAAGTGAAGAAATGCACAGATCAGATCCCCTTATGGAAGAGATTGGAACTTGAAAAAATTCtg GGAGCCCCTCAGCGCCCGCACAGCCCCCAGCACTGCGGGctcctgcttcccctccccctccgcccGGAGCCCCAGAAACCAGCGTCCGGCTGCCAGCAGGCCACCTTCATGCACACCCTGCACAGTCATTTCAGAAGCATGATGGAGCCCGACCCACTCTCTCCCCTCCACTGCCTCTTCTCTCCATGA
- the SCGB2A2 gene encoding mammaglobin-A, translating to MKLLTVLLLVALPLCCSAGSGCQGLEDIVANTLNRNLSLFKFTNGLTEFLGGITNSDAVGEFKQCFLDQSDETLKNIGLMLRIIYDSPWCASF from the exons ATGAAGCTACTGACGGTCCTCCTGCTGGTGGCCCTTCCCCTCTGCTGCTCCGCAG GTTCTGGCTGCCAAGGACTCGAGGATATAGTTGCAAATACACTCAATCGAAACCTCTCCCTGTTCAAATTCACAAATGGGCTGACGGAGTTTCTAGGCGGCATTACCAACTCAGACGCCGTTGGGGAATTTAAACAGTGTTTTCTCGACCAGTCAGATGAAACTCTGAAAAATATTGGATTGATGCTG cGAATAATATATGACAGTCCTTGGTGTGCATCCTTTTAA